A genomic window from Candidatus Methylomirabilota bacterium includes:
- a CDS encoding class I SAM-dependent methyltransferase, translating into MSTAVTELAGFVCDLCRTDRHASRVLEAGDYEYGVPGRWGLARCAACGLYYQAPRPAAAEIPAFYPPSYAVYGDDPVVGWLFKITYWLDARRVAGLIGPTGRVLDVGCGAGGALVALARAGKWEVCGLELDVEAARRAAAQGFNVRQGDLADTNFEPGSFDLIRMGHVIEHVRDPIATLRRAWTLLKPGGTLFGETPNIDCWDFRLFGRYWGALHFPRHIALFTPETITRACDQAGFEGVRITPRLRTVGWSAGIQNWLAARAGLRVPANGRVRWYPFLIAPFLPVTLLQSLMSRTATMAFIARKPTRAR; encoded by the coding sequence ATGAGCACGGCCGTCACCGAGCTGGCCGGCTTCGTCTGCGATCTCTGCCGCACCGATCGCCACGCGAGCCGTGTGCTGGAGGCGGGCGACTACGAGTACGGCGTGCCCGGGCGGTGGGGGCTGGCGCGTTGCGCGGCCTGTGGCCTCTACTACCAGGCGCCGCGGCCGGCCGCCGCCGAGATTCCCGCGTTCTACCCGCCCAGCTACGCCGTGTATGGCGACGATCCGGTGGTCGGGTGGCTCTTCAAGATCACCTACTGGCTGGACGCACGGCGGGTGGCGGGCCTCATCGGCCCCACCGGGCGCGTGCTCGACGTGGGCTGCGGCGCGGGCGGCGCGCTGGTGGCCTTGGCGCGGGCGGGGAAGTGGGAAGTGTGCGGGCTCGAGCTCGACGTGGAGGCGGCGCGCCGCGCCGCCGCCCAGGGCTTCAACGTGCGCCAGGGCGACCTGGCCGATACGAACTTCGAGCCCGGCTCCTTCGACCTGATCCGCATGGGCCACGTCATCGAGCACGTGCGCGATCCCATCGCGACACTGCGCCGCGCCTGGACGCTCCTCAAGCCGGGCGGCACGCTGTTCGGCGAGACGCCCAACATCGACTGCTGGGACTTCCGCCTCTTCGGCCGCTACTGGGGCGCGCTCCACTTTCCGCGGCACATCGCCCTCTTCACCCCCGAGACCATCACCCGGGCGTGTGACCAGGCGGGCTTCGAGGGCGTGCGGATCACGCCCCGGCTGCGGACGGTCGGCTGGAGCGCGGGCATCCAGAACTGGCTGGCCGCTCGCGCGGGGCTGCGCGTGCCCGCCAATGGCCGCGTGCGCTGGTACCCGTTCCTCATCGCGCCGTTCCTGCCCGTGACGCTGCTCCAGTCGCTGATGAGCCGCACCGCCACGATGGCGTTCATCGCACGCAAGCCGACGCGCGCGCGCTGA
- a CDS encoding nucleotide sugar dehydrogenase: MTGVLTGFLGLSHLGIVSSVGWASLGSPVVGVDLDRAPVDALVRGELPVHEPGLSEAFAAACGRMRFSTDPAVLAECPLVIVSRDVPTDAGNGSDTSAVLRLVDAAIPHLRPGAVLAMMSQVPPGFTRSLAARIEARRPGLGLRVHYWVETLIFGNALRRFLEPERIIVGAPDPARPLPAELADGLARFGCPVLPMRYESAELTKTAINLYLFGAVTYANTLADLCEEVGADWSEMAPALRLDKRIGAHAYIRPSLGVAGGNLERDLVTLRGLCAAHGVDASYIETLIRYNADRYRWVHRQLERRVLVETPRPIVAVWGLAYKKDTRSTKNSMSLRVIGDLRGRADVRAYDPLVGAADVDVPATVLPDREAVLAGADCLLVLTDWDEFAATPRDAFKSMRRPLVIDCVGVVDPRRTELDGVELVRMGHPGSER, translated from the coding sequence GTGACCGGGGTGCTCACGGGGTTTCTCGGACTTTCGCATCTCGGCATCGTGTCGAGCGTGGGCTGGGCGTCCCTGGGCTCGCCGGTGGTCGGCGTGGACCTCGATCGCGCGCCCGTCGACGCGCTCGTCCGGGGCGAGCTGCCCGTGCACGAGCCCGGCCTTTCCGAGGCTTTCGCGGCCGCGTGCGGGCGCATGCGCTTCTCCACGGATCCCGCTGTCCTGGCCGAGTGTCCGCTGGTGATCGTCTCGCGCGACGTCCCGACGGACGCGGGCAACGGCAGCGACACCTCCGCGGTGCTGCGCCTGGTCGACGCGGCCATCCCGCATCTGCGCCCCGGCGCCGTGCTGGCGATGATGAGCCAGGTGCCGCCCGGCTTCACTCGCAGTCTCGCCGCGCGCATCGAGGCGCGCCGCCCCGGCCTGGGCCTGCGCGTCCACTACTGGGTGGAGACGCTGATCTTCGGGAACGCGCTGCGGCGCTTCCTCGAGCCCGAGCGCATCATCGTGGGCGCGCCCGATCCGGCGCGGCCGCTCCCCGCGGAGCTGGCCGACGGGCTCGCGCGCTTTGGCTGTCCCGTCCTGCCCATGCGCTACGAGAGCGCCGAGCTCACCAAGACCGCCATCAACCTCTACCTCTTCGGCGCTGTCACCTACGCCAATACGCTGGCCGACCTCTGCGAGGAGGTGGGCGCGGACTGGTCGGAGATGGCGCCGGCCCTCCGCCTCGACAAGCGCATCGGCGCTCACGCCTACATCCGGCCGAGCCTCGGCGTGGCCGGGGGCAATCTCGAGCGCGACCTCGTCACCCTGCGCGGCCTCTGCGCGGCGCACGGGGTAGACGCCTCCTACATCGAGACCCTGATCCGCTACAACGCCGACCGCTACCGCTGGGTGCATCGCCAGCTCGAGCGGCGGGTGCTCGTGGAGACGCCGCGCCCAATCGTCGCCGTCTGGGGGCTCGCGTACAAGAAGGACACGCGCTCGACCAAGAACTCGATGTCGCTGCGGGTCATCGGCGACCTGCGCGGCCGCGCGGACGTCCGCGCCTATGACCCGCTGGTGGGCGCCGCCGACGTGGACGTGCCGGCGACGGTGCTGCCCGATCGCGAGGCGGTGCTGGCCGGCGCCGACTGCCTGCTCGTGCTCACCGACTGGGACGAGTTCGCGGCCACGCCGCGCGACGCCTTCAAGTCCATGCGCCGCCCCCTCGTGATCGACTGCGTGGGCGTGGTCGATCCCCGCCGGACCGAGCTGGACGGGGTGGAGCTGGTCCGGATGGGCCATCCGGGGAGCGAGCGATGA
- a CDS encoding HAD-IIIA family hydrolase, with the protein MNRRAVFLDRDGVLVDTFVRDNRAYAALTLEDFRVCEDSRVQVARLRAAKLLPIVFTNQPEVARGTLDPTVLERMHARLRADLSVADIFVCPHDDGADCACRKPRPGMLHAAAAKWGLDLAACLVVGDRWRDIEAGRRAGCYTVLLERPYSGCDSADRRVTSLSEAIDVVLARAEEAHGLHRPLSR; encoded by the coding sequence ATGAACCGCCGGGCCGTCTTCCTCGACCGCGACGGCGTACTCGTGGACACCTTCGTGCGCGACAACCGCGCCTACGCGGCCCTCACCCTGGAAGACTTCCGCGTGTGCGAGGACTCGCGCGTCCAGGTGGCGCGGCTGCGCGCGGCCAAGCTCCTGCCCATCGTGTTCACCAATCAGCCCGAGGTGGCGCGCGGCACCCTCGATCCCACCGTGCTCGAGCGCATGCACGCCCGCCTGCGCGCCGACCTGAGCGTGGCTGACATCTTCGTGTGCCCTCATGACGACGGGGCCGACTGCGCGTGTCGCAAGCCCCGACCGGGCATGCTCCACGCCGCCGCCGCGAAGTGGGGCCTGGACCTCGCGGCCTGCCTGGTGGTCGGCGACCGCTGGCGCGACATCGAAGCGGGGCGCCGCGCGGGGTGCTACACCGTGCTGCTCGAGCGGCCCTACAGCGGGTGCGACAGCGCCGACCGCCGGGTGACGAGCCTCAGCGAGGCCATCGACGTGGTACTGGCCCGCGCCGAGGAAGCCCATGGACTTCATCGCCCGCTATCTCGCTGA
- a CDS encoding fatty acid desaturase — MAKPTMTPGATAARVSGTLDEMTVGAPRSAREALASGAITLDALRAAHRLRDGRSALDVAAALLSFAALPVAVALWPRWWVHALGVLLAIRNFNSAAQLVHESDHGTLFKNPRLNRFVGNVCACLLGYTRSGHRQAHMDHHLFLNTDRDPDVIFSQPSAPGREILRGLVQDLFFVSALKRFLQYFQSDRTTYSVSPWRNLTPAYFGRLAAQFVPVAVTQLALLALYAATAGPLAYVLLHILPITMLYPVQIRIRSIAEHGFEAGYRPDGARETWVTRTSRLNPLEQWIIAPFGQYLHYEHHVFPSIPNYNLPQMHRLLVEAGIPVPVNRSYFGFVWRKIRAEWDLPEPSRRTA; from the coding sequence ATGGCGAAGCCGACCATGACACCCGGCGCGACCGCCGCCCGGGTGTCCGGCACCCTCGACGAGATGACGGTGGGCGCGCCGCGCTCGGCGCGCGAGGCGCTCGCCTCCGGCGCCATCACGCTTGACGCCCTCCGCGCCGCCCACCGGCTGCGCGACGGTCGCAGCGCGCTCGACGTGGCCGCGGCGCTCCTGTCGTTCGCCGCGCTCCCCGTCGCGGTGGCGCTCTGGCCCCGGTGGTGGGTGCACGCCCTCGGCGTGCTCCTGGCCATCCGCAACTTCAACTCCGCCGCCCAGCTCGTGCACGAGAGCGACCACGGCACGCTCTTCAAGAACCCGCGCCTGAACCGCTTCGTGGGCAATGTCTGCGCCTGCCTCCTCGGCTACACGCGCTCGGGGCATCGCCAGGCGCACATGGATCATCACCTGTTCCTCAACACCGACCGAGACCCGGATGTCATCTTCAGCCAGCCGAGCGCGCCCGGGCGCGAGATCCTGCGCGGGCTCGTCCAGGATCTCTTCTTCGTCTCCGCGCTGAAGCGCTTCCTCCAGTACTTCCAGTCGGACCGAACGACGTACTCCGTCTCGCCCTGGCGGAACCTCACCCCGGCCTACTTCGGGCGTCTGGCCGCCCAGTTCGTGCCGGTGGCGGTGACCCAGCTCGCCCTGCTGGCCCTCTACGCGGCGACGGCGGGGCCGCTCGCCTACGTGCTCCTCCACATCCTGCCCATCACGATGCTCTATCCCGTGCAGATCCGCATCCGCTCCATCGCCGAGCACGGCTTCGAGGCGGGCTATCGCCCCGACGGCGCGCGCGAGACGTGGGTGACGCGGACGAGTCGGCTGAACCCCCTGGAGCAGTGGATCATCGCGCCCTTCGGCCAGTACCTTCACTACGAGCATCACGTCTTTCCCAGCATCCCGAACTACAACCTGCCACAGATGCACCGGCTGCTGGTGGAGGCGGGCATTCCGGTGCCCGTGAACCGGAGCTACTTCGGCTTCGTGTGGCGGAAGATCCGCGCGGAGTGGGACCTGCCCGAGCCCTCGCGGAGGACGGCATGA
- a CDS encoding class I SAM-dependent methyltransferase — protein sequence MALKYSAELGKLDRLKNDLAFKVRKGIFDLFMRECAPGPSSKVADFGVSGHRDHEVHTFFERLYPYREQLTVIGRASEEAGWFAESFPGITYLEADLRAIPRPNAYFDYGLCNAVVEHGGTREQQRALVAEVCRVSRCVVFTTPNKRFPVELHTFLPLLHWLPDATYRAALRRLGQPYFAEVENLNLLDARSFLSLFPPERANRLLTTGLPLLPSNLICVSWARTA from the coding sequence ATGGCCCTCAAGTACTCCGCCGAGCTCGGCAAGCTCGACCGACTCAAGAACGACCTCGCCTTCAAGGTCCGCAAGGGGATCTTCGACCTCTTCATGCGGGAGTGCGCGCCGGGCCCGAGCTCGAAGGTGGCCGACTTCGGCGTGTCGGGCCACCGCGACCACGAAGTGCACACGTTCTTCGAGCGGCTCTACCCCTACCGCGAGCAGCTCACCGTGATCGGCCGCGCCTCCGAAGAGGCGGGCTGGTTCGCGGAGTCATTCCCTGGCATTACTTATCTCGAGGCCGATCTCCGCGCGATCCCGCGGCCGAACGCCTACTTCGACTACGGGCTCTGCAACGCGGTCGTGGAGCACGGGGGGACGCGCGAGCAGCAGCGGGCGCTGGTGGCCGAGGTGTGCCGGGTCTCGCGCTGCGTCGTGTTCACCACGCCCAACAAGCGCTTCCCCGTCGAGCTCCACACGTTCCTGCCGCTCTTGCACTGGCTGCCCGACGCGACGTATCGGGCGGCACTGCGCCGGCTCGGGCAACCCTACTTCGCCGAGGTGGAGAACCTCAACCTGCTGGACGCGAGGAGCTTCCTCTCACTATTCCCGCCGGAGCGCGCCAACCGGCTGCTCACCACCGGTTTGCCGCTCCTGCCCTCGAACCTGATCTGCGTCTCCTGGGCGCGCACCGCCTAG
- a CDS encoding class I SAM-dependent methyltransferase: MAEINLLDRYPRTTRDIASRAAAVPAQREIAKRFEREYFDGDRGQGYGGYRYDGRWVPIAERLREHYRLAPGQRVLDVGCAKGFLLHDLRQAVPGLRVAGLDVSAYALGQAMEDVRGLVVRGSAERLPFADRAFDLVLSINALHNLGRADCVCALREIERVSRAHRYVQVDSWLNEEQREKFERWQLTAVTYSDPEGWRRLFREAGYGGDYYWTVTE, encoded by the coding sequence GTGGCTGAGATCAATCTCCTCGACCGCTACCCGCGCACGACCCGCGACATCGCCTCGCGAGCGGCGGCGGTGCCCGCGCAGCGCGAGATCGCCAAGCGCTTCGAGCGCGAGTACTTCGACGGCGACCGCGGCCAGGGCTACGGGGGCTATCGCTACGACGGCCGCTGGGTGCCCATCGCGGAGCGCCTGCGCGAGCACTACCGGCTGGCGCCGGGCCAGCGCGTCCTGGACGTGGGCTGCGCCAAGGGGTTCCTGCTCCACGACCTTCGGCAGGCGGTGCCCGGGCTCCGCGTCGCCGGGCTCGATGTGTCCGCCTACGCGCTCGGCCAGGCGATGGAGGACGTGCGTGGGCTCGTGGTGCGCGGCTCCGCCGAGCGCCTGCCCTTCGCGGACCGCGCCTTCGACCTCGTGCTGTCGATCAACGCGCTTCACAACCTCGGCCGTGCGGACTGCGTGTGCGCTCTGCGCGAGATCGAGCGGGTGAGCCGCGCGCATCGCTATGTCCAGGTCGACTCCTGGCTCAACGAGGAGCAGCGGGAGAAGTTCGAGCGGTGGCAGCTCACGGCGGTGACCTACTCGGATCCCGAGGGCTGGCGGCGGCTGTTCCGCGAGGCCGGCTATGGCGGTGACTACTACTGGACGGTGACCGAGTAG
- a CDS encoding Gfo/Idh/MocA family oxidoreductase encodes MRYVIVGLGNIGEKRRAVLGDRCVATVDPFNHAAHHRRPEECPPDRYDAAILAVPNDAKLALLQYYLSRGKHVLVEKPLIIDAGAAAELDRHARAGRAIWYTSYNFRFEPHVIALKRHLDAETIGRVYRARMFYGNGTAGNIAGTWRDSRLGILEDMASHLIDLAGHVFGRVGAEFRVWERRGHELKGLDHCILATADRAVVIECSFLSWKNRWRIEVIGEAGALEMDGLTKWGGSELIVRRRKRPSGVPEETRETVPGPDQTWAGDLRHFESMAAAGRTSRDNDLWLSRTIEAAAAASLEGDA; translated from the coding sequence ATGCGGTACGTGATCGTCGGGCTCGGCAATATCGGGGAGAAGCGGCGCGCCGTGCTCGGCGACCGCTGCGTGGCCACGGTGGACCCGTTCAATCACGCCGCCCACCACCGCCGGCCCGAGGAGTGCCCGCCGGACCGGTACGACGCCGCCATCCTGGCCGTGCCCAACGACGCCAAGCTCGCGCTCCTCCAATATTACCTTTCGCGTGGGAAACATGTGTTGGTGGAGAAGCCGCTCATCATCGACGCCGGCGCTGCCGCCGAGCTCGACCGCCACGCGCGCGCGGGCCGGGCCATCTGGTACACGTCCTACAACTTCCGCTTCGAGCCACACGTGATCGCGCTCAAGCGGCACCTGGACGCGGAGACCATCGGGCGCGTGTACCGGGCGCGGATGTTCTACGGCAACGGCACCGCCGGGAACATCGCGGGTACCTGGCGAGACAGCCGCCTCGGCATCCTCGAAGACATGGCGAGCCACCTCATCGACCTCGCCGGCCACGTGTTCGGGCGCGTCGGCGCCGAGTTCCGGGTGTGGGAGCGGCGCGGCCACGAGCTCAAGGGGCTCGATCACTGCATCCTCGCCACCGCCGACCGCGCGGTGGTGATCGAGTGCAGCTTTCTCTCCTGGAAGAACCGCTGGCGCATCGAGGTCATCGGCGAGGCGGGCGCGCTCGAGATGGATGGGCTCACCAAGTGGGGCGGCAGCGAGCTGATCGTGCGGCGGCGCAAGCGGCCCAGCGGCGTGCCCGAGGAGACCCGCGAGACGGTGCCCGGCCCCGATCAGACGTGGGCGGGCGATCTGCGCCACTTCGAGTCCATGGCGGCGGCGGGGCGCACGTCACGAGACAACGATCTCTGGCTCTCGCGCACCATCGAGGCGGCGGCCGCGGCCTCGCTGGAGGGCGACGCGTGA
- a CDS encoding SIS domain-containing protein: MDFIARYLAEAGRVAAGIDQAAVARVVDLLVAARAAGGRLFILGVGGSAGNASHAVNDFRKIAHFEAYAPTDNVSELTARINDDGWDTSFAAWLAGSRLSAKDAVLVFSVGGGDAERGVSTNLVRALEHAKAVGARVAGIVGRDGGFTAKVADACVIIPTVSPDLVTAHAEAFQAVVWHCLVSHPKLKAAPMKWESIGR, translated from the coding sequence ATGGACTTCATCGCCCGCTATCTCGCTGAAGCCGGCCGCGTCGCCGCGGGCATCGACCAGGCCGCGGTGGCCCGGGTGGTCGACCTCCTCGTCGCCGCCCGGGCGGCGGGAGGGCGGCTCTTCATCCTGGGCGTCGGCGGGAGCGCGGGCAACGCCTCGCATGCCGTGAACGACTTCCGGAAGATCGCCCACTTCGAGGCCTACGCGCCCACCGACAACGTGTCCGAGCTGACCGCGCGGATCAACGACGACGGGTGGGACACCTCGTTCGCGGCCTGGCTCGCGGGGAGCCGGCTTTCTGCGAAGGACGCGGTGCTCGTCTTCTCGGTGGGTGGCGGCGACGCCGAGCGCGGCGTCAGCACCAACCTGGTCCGCGCCCTCGAGCACGCCAAGGCGGTGGGCGCCCGCGTCGCCGGCATCGTGGGGCGCGACGGCGGCTTCACCGCCAAGGTCGCCGACGCCTGCGTGATCATCCCGACCGTCAGCCCCGATCTCGTCACCGCGCATGCCGAGGCGTTCCAGGCGGTGGTGTGGCACTGCCTCGTGTCGCATCCGAAGCTCAAGGCCGCGCCCATGAAGTGGGAGAGCATCGGGCGATGA
- a CDS encoding transaldolase family protein: MKIFVDSANLVEIEEALDRGFPAGITTNPSILAKEQKGDFREHIKKIIELAQRYGYDIPLSVEVFSTKREEMIRQAEDFVGHFGHYKNINVKVPVGWDELAVIRELRRRGIRVNCTCCMSYNQAVMAAAAGANYVSLFYGRIRDIGYDAASVVRQVRQTLRESGSGCEIIVGSIRHIADINEALQAGADIVTVPPKFFRQMVSHPKTDEAVTQFITDFQKWLE; the protein is encoded by the coding sequence ATGAAGATCTTCGTCGATTCCGCGAACCTGGTGGAGATCGAGGAGGCCCTGGATCGCGGCTTCCCCGCCGGCATCACCACCAACCCGTCGATCCTGGCCAAGGAGCAGAAGGGCGACTTCCGCGAGCACATCAAGAAGATCATCGAGCTCGCCCAGCGCTACGGCTACGACATCCCCCTCTCGGTGGAGGTGTTCTCGACCAAGCGCGAGGAGATGATCCGCCAGGCCGAGGACTTCGTGGGGCACTTCGGCCACTACAAGAACATCAACGTCAAGGTCCCGGTGGGCTGGGACGAGCTGGCGGTCATCCGCGAGCTGCGCCGGCGCGGGATCCGCGTCAACTGTACCTGCTGCATGTCGTACAACCAGGCGGTGATGGCGGCGGCGGCGGGCGCCAACTACGTGAGCCTCTTCTACGGCCGCATCCGCGACATCGGGTACGATGCCGCCTCGGTGGTGCGCCAGGTGCGCCAGACCCTGCGCGAGTCGGGCTCGGGCTGCGAGATCATCGTGGGGAGCATCCGCCACATCGCCGACATCAACGAGGCGCTGCAGGCCGGCGCGGACATCGTCACCGTCCCGCCCAAGTTCTTCCGCCAGATGGTGAGCCATCCCAAGACCGACGAGGCGGTGACCCAATTCATCACCGACTTCCAGAAGTGGCTGGAGTAG
- a CDS encoding NAD(P)-dependent oxidoreductase codes for MSAWPSRVVLLGASGHLGRALAARLGGDGMPVIGHTSATLDLTRAEALAALDGVLDGGTALVFASALTPDRGQTPDTFMANMAMATNVARALAGRPPGLCVYVSSDAVYGFDVNPVTEATPVSPGGYYALAKYAGERVMEYAARAAGVPLLTLRVTGVYGPGDPHGAYGPNAFARSLAKDRGVRVFGEGEEERDHIYVDDVAAIVAGLVRMRATGVFNVATGESRPFADVVKSIRGLVPYEVTVTHAPRAGAITHRRFDTARLYRALPGFAFTPFDEGLRATLAAFGALHRG; via the coding sequence ATGAGCGCCTGGCCGTCCCGGGTGGTGCTGCTGGGAGCGAGTGGCCATCTCGGCCGCGCCCTTGCCGCGCGCCTGGGCGGCGACGGCATGCCCGTGATCGGCCACACCTCGGCGACCCTCGACCTCACGCGCGCGGAGGCGTTGGCCGCGCTCGACGGCGTCCTGGACGGGGGCACCGCCTTGGTCTTCGCCTCCGCGTTGACGCCCGACCGGGGGCAGACGCCGGACACCTTCATGGCCAACATGGCCATGGCGACGAATGTCGCGAGGGCGCTCGCGGGCCGCCCACCCGGGCTCTGCGTTTACGTGAGCTCGGACGCGGTGTACGGCTTCGACGTGAATCCGGTCACCGAGGCGACCCCGGTGAGCCCCGGCGGCTACTACGCGCTGGCCAAGTACGCGGGCGAGCGCGTGATGGAGTACGCCGCGCGCGCCGCCGGCGTGCCCCTGCTGACGCTCCGGGTGACCGGCGTCTACGGCCCCGGCGACCCGCACGGCGCCTATGGGCCGAACGCCTTCGCGCGCTCGCTGGCGAAGGACCGCGGCGTTCGCGTCTTCGGCGAGGGCGAGGAGGAGCGCGACCACATCTACGTGGATGACGTCGCGGCCATCGTCGCCGGGCTCGTGCGGATGCGCGCTACCGGGGTCTTCAACGTCGCCACCGGCGAGAGCCGCCCCTTCGCGGACGTGGTGAAGTCCATTCGCGGCCTCGTGCCCTACGAGGTCACGGTGACGCATGCGCCGCGCGCCGGCGCGATCACCCATCGCCGCTTCGACACCGCGCGGCTCTACCGGGCGCTGCCGGGCTTCGCGTTCACGCCGTTCGACGAGGGCCTGCGCGCCACCCTCGCCGCCTTCGGGGCGCTTCACCGTGGCTGA